A genomic window from Prochlorococcus sp. RS04 includes:
- a CDS encoding NAD(P)H-quinone oxidoreductase subunit 4, whose amino-acid sequence MLGTLGAGLSNFPWLSASILFPIGSAFVIPFFPDKGDGKEVRWFALSIALITFLITVGSYINGFDISNENVQLKENISWLPDLGLTWSVGADGMSMPLILLTSFITALAVLAAWPVKFKPKLFFFLILVMDGGQIAVFAVQDMLLFFLTWELELIPVYLLLAIWGGKNRQYAATKFIIYTAGSSIFILLAALAMGFYGTEIPNFEFSHLAAQDFSQKFQILCYIGLLIAFGVKLPIVPLHTWLPDAHGEATAPVHMLLAGILLKMGGYALLRFNAQLLPVAHAQFAPLLIVLGVVNIIYAALTSFAQRNLKRKIAYSSISHMGFVLIGIGSFSSLGTSGAMLQMVSHGLIGASLFFLVGATYDRTKTLKLDEMSGVGQKMRIMFALWTACSLASLALPGMSGFVSELMVFTGFVTDEVYTLPFRVVMASLAAIGVILTPIYLLSMLREIFFGKENPKLIEERKLIDAEPREVYIIACLLLPIIGIGLYPRLVTESYIASINNLVDRDLTAVKSAVKTNIFSGTKTNEILKAPTI is encoded by the coding sequence ATGTTGGGAACTTTGGGAGCTGGATTGTCAAATTTTCCTTGGTTATCTGCTTCAATTTTATTCCCGATTGGTAGTGCATTTGTGATACCTTTTTTCCCAGATAAAGGGGATGGCAAAGAGGTGAGATGGTTTGCATTGTCTATTGCATTAATAACTTTTTTAATAACTGTAGGTTCATATATAAATGGCTTTGATATTAGTAATGAAAATGTTCAACTGAAAGAAAATATTAGCTGGCTCCCTGATTTAGGTCTTACTTGGTCTGTTGGCGCTGATGGCATGTCTATGCCGTTAATATTGTTGACTAGTTTTATAACTGCTTTAGCAGTTCTTGCTGCATGGCCAGTTAAGTTCAAACCAAAGTTATTTTTCTTTTTGATATTGGTTATGGATGGTGGGCAAATCGCTGTGTTTGCAGTACAAGATATGCTTTTATTCTTTCTGACTTGGGAACTTGAGTTAATTCCCGTTTATTTATTATTAGCTATATGGGGTGGCAAAAATCGACAATATGCAGCAACAAAATTCATTATTTATACAGCTGGTAGTTCTATCTTCATCCTTTTGGCAGCGTTAGCAATGGGGTTCTATGGCACAGAAATTCCGAACTTTGAGTTTTCTCACTTGGCAGCTCAAGATTTTAGTCAAAAATTCCAAATATTATGTTATATCGGGCTTTTAATTGCATTTGGAGTAAAACTACCAATAGTACCTCTTCATACTTGGCTTCCAGATGCGCATGGAGAGGCTACAGCTCCTGTTCATATGCTTCTAGCAGGAATTTTATTAAAGATGGGAGGATATGCTCTTTTAAGATTTAATGCACAATTATTACCCGTTGCTCATGCTCAATTTGCCCCATTATTAATAGTTCTAGGGGTAGTCAATATAATTTATGCTGCATTAACTTCTTTTGCTCAAAGAAATCTTAAAAGAAAAATTGCATATAGTTCGATAAGTCATATGGGTTTTGTTCTTATTGGTATAGGGAGTTTTAGTAGCCTTGGAACAAGTGGAGCTATGCTGCAAATGGTTAGTCATGGATTAATCGGTGCAAGTTTATTTTTTCTTGTTGGTGCCACCTATGACAGAACAAAGACTCTTAAACTTGATGAAATGAGTGGTGTAGGACAAAAAATGAGAATCATGTTTGCCCTATGGACTGCTTGCTCCCTTGCCTCCCTAGCCTTGCCTGGTATGAGTGGATTTGTTTCCGAATTGATGGTATTTACAGGATTTGTTACTGATGAAGTGTATACACTTCCGTTTAGGGTAGTGATGGCTTCTTTAGCTGCTATCGGTGTAATACTTACTCCTATTTATCTACTTTCAATGTTACGAGAAATTTTCTTTGGTAAAGAAAATCCTAAATTGATCGAAGAACGAAAACTTATAGATGCAGAGCCAAGGGAAGTTTATATTATTGCTTGTTTACTTTTACCAATTATCGGAATAGGTTTGTACCCAAGATTAGTTACTGAAAGTTACATTGCATCTATCAATAATTTGGTCGATCGAGATTTAACTGCAGTTAAAAGTGCTGTGAAAACAAATATTTTTTCAGGAACTAAAACAAATGAGATCCTAAAAGCTCCAACTATATAA
- a CDS encoding DUF3172 domain-containing protein, with translation MNRPPSNRRPRRGSNRSYYPPNPRDMDPYGQRSNRLPASSEQKINFSTGTIAVLAGVLILGVGIGSAITSTTDGGQGNIASQQQLDMAVPDPEFCRQWGASAFVIDVEMYTTLNPSTSFVTQPALQPGCVIRRENWTVLQKQGAISNEDVRECKQRMNTFAYIGSIRDKPIVKCVYQTDVNENKFIIKGDGQAEDGGVGINKEAIQF, from the coding sequence GTGAATAGACCACCATCGAATAGAAGGCCAAGAAGAGGCTCAAATAGAAGCTATTATCCTCCAAATCCAAGGGACATGGATCCGTATGGTCAAAGAAGCAATAGATTGCCTGCTTCCTCTGAACAAAAGATCAACTTTAGTACAGGAACCATTGCCGTACTTGCTGGAGTATTAATATTAGGAGTTGGTATTGGGAGCGCTATTACCAGTACAACTGATGGCGGGCAGGGAAATATAGCAAGTCAACAACAATTAGATATGGCTGTTCCAGACCCTGAATTTTGTAGACAATGGGGAGCTAGTGCTTTTGTTATTGATGTTGAAATGTATACGACTTTAAATCCATCTACTAGTTTTGTAACGCAACCAGCTCTTCAGCCAGGGTGTGTGATTAGAAGAGAGAATTGGACAGTGTTACAAAAACAGGGCGCAATTAGTAATGAAGATGTAAGAGAATGTAAGCAAAGGATGAATACTTTTGCTTATATCGGTTCTATAAGAGATAAGCCAATAGTTAAGTGCGTTTATCAGACTGATGTAAATGAAAATAAATTCATAATAAAAGGAGATGGACAAGCCGAAGACGGCGGGGTAGGCATTAACAAAGAAGCAATTCAGTTTTGA
- a CDS encoding NnrU family protein, translated as METHKTSLIILLLILIFAVIHSGGAALRIKAESIMGPRLWRLCFVFLSLPSAIILISYFLAHRYDGIRLWNLQGNNFVFMVVWFLTAISFLFLYPATYNLLEIPSVLKPKVRIYGTGIMRITRHPQAFGQIIWCFAHTLWIGTSFTLVTSIGLVLHHLFAIWHGDKRLANRFGEEFENFKKNTSIIPFMAILQGRQEFKVKEFFRLSQFGILIAIGVLWWSHQYINIAVKTFNSSFLSEFFN; from the coding sequence ATGGAGACTCATAAAACTTCCCTAATCATTTTACTATTGATTTTGATTTTTGCGGTAATTCATAGTGGGGGAGCTGCTTTAAGAATCAAAGCAGAATCTATTATGGGTCCGAGATTATGGCGGTTATGTTTTGTTTTTTTAAGTTTGCCATCTGCAATTATCTTGATCAGTTATTTTTTGGCTCATAGATATGACGGAATCAGATTATGGAATTTACAGGGCAATAATTTTGTTTTTATGGTTGTTTGGTTCTTAACTGCAATAAGTTTTTTATTTTTATATCCCGCTACTTATAATTTGCTAGAAATTCCTTCGGTTTTAAAACCTAAAGTACGAATCTATGGAACTGGGATAATGCGAATTACAAGACATCCTCAAGCATTTGGTCAGATAATTTGGTGTTTTGCTCATACTTTATGGATTGGTACATCATTTACATTAGTAACTTCTATTGGCTTAGTTTTGCATCATCTTTTTGCAATCTGGCATGGTGACAAGAGATTAGCAAATAGATTTGGAGAAGAATTTGAAAATTTTAAAAAAAATACTTCCATAATCCCCTTCATGGCAATACTTCAGGGGAGGCAAGAATTTAAGGTTAAAGAATTTTTTAGGTTATCTCAATTTGGCATATTAATTGCAATCGGAGTACTTTGGTGGTCTCATCAATATATAAATATTGCTGTTAAAACATTTAATTCATCATTTTTGTCTGAATTTTTCAATTGA
- a CDS encoding helix-turn-helix domain-containing protein, which yields MQMVEEEVNNIDMMGLSAREMEIIDLVADGLTNQEIAVKLTISKRTVDNHVSNMFTKTGSKNRVALLNWAMDNGKICRDGFNCCTLPDSDQD from the coding sequence ATGCAAATGGTTGAAGAAGAAGTAAACAACATTGATATGATGGGTCTCTCAGCAAGGGAGATGGAAATCATTGATCTCGTAGCTGATGGGCTTACAAATCAAGAAATTGCGGTAAAACTAACTATTAGTAAAAGAACTGTTGATAATCATGTAAGCAATATGTTTACAAAAACTGGTTCTAAAAACAGAGTAGCGCTTTTGAATTGGGCAATGGACAACGGCAAGATTTGTAGAGATGGATTTAATTGTTGTACACTCCCAGACTCTGATCAAGATTAG
- a CDS encoding NAD(P)H-quinone oxidoreductase subunit 5 translates to MPQASEIAWLIPVFPLIGAVLSGLGLISINKKINNSREIVSVGLISFVGISAVISYKALIEQVNGYQSVEKLFVWASAGDFTIPMGFVLDPLGSVMLALVTTITLLVMIYSHGYMSHDKGYVRFFTYLALFSSSMMGLIVSPNLLEIYVFWELVGMCSYLLVGFWYDRDGAAHAAQKAFVVNRVGDFGLLLGILGLFWATNSFDFNEIATGISQSISDNSIPIWAALLLCFLVFLGPMAKSAQFPLHVWLPDAMEGPTPISALIHAATMVAAGIFLVARLQPLYSIFPSIQFIIALVGTITCFLGASIALTQMDLKKGLAYSTVSQLGYMMLAMGCGAPVAGIFHLVTHACFKAMLFLGSGSVIHAMEEVVGHQPVLAQDMRLMGGLRKKMPYTSTTFLIGCIAISGIPPLAGFWSKDEILGNAFISFPAFWFIGLLTAGMTAFYMFRLYFLTFEGDFRGEDKELQKELLIASKTNQDEENEEQHEEHGSIHESPWSMTFPLVFLAVPSLIIGFMGLPWDSKIANLLDPEEAETAAKAFELKEFLPLAIASVLIASAGIIIAYQAYFVKKINLSVLFAEKFPSINKFLSKKWYLDDINEKLFVKGSRKLAKEVLEVDSKVVDGVVNLTGLVTLGSGEGLKYFETGRAQFYALIVFGGVILLVAIFGIQSPQVS, encoded by the coding sequence ATGCCTCAAGCTTCAGAAATTGCCTGGTTAATTCCTGTTTTTCCACTTATTGGAGCAGTGCTTTCTGGTTTAGGCCTAATAAGTATTAACAAGAAAATTAATAATTCTAGAGAAATTGTTTCTGTAGGTCTCATCTCTTTTGTTGGAATTTCTGCAGTAATTAGTTACAAAGCTCTGATTGAACAAGTTAATGGTTATCAATCTGTAGAAAAATTATTTGTATGGGCGAGTGCTGGCGATTTTACAATCCCGATGGGTTTTGTCCTTGATCCTTTGGGGAGTGTAATGCTTGCTCTTGTAACGACTATAACGTTGCTGGTGATGATTTACTCTCATGGTTATATGTCGCATGACAAAGGTTATGTCAGATTTTTTACATATTTAGCATTATTTAGTAGTTCAATGATGGGATTAATAGTTAGTCCGAATTTATTAGAAATTTATGTTTTTTGGGAATTAGTTGGAATGTGTTCTTATTTGTTGGTTGGTTTCTGGTATGACAGGGATGGCGCTGCCCACGCTGCACAAAAAGCATTTGTTGTTAATAGAGTGGGAGATTTTGGATTATTACTTGGAATCCTTGGCCTGTTTTGGGCAACAAATAGTTTTGATTTTAATGAAATAGCTACCGGAATTTCTCAATCAATATCTGATAATTCGATACCTATTTGGGCTGCTTTATTACTTTGTTTTTTAGTTTTTTTAGGACCAATGGCAAAATCTGCTCAGTTTCCTCTTCATGTCTGGTTGCCTGATGCGATGGAAGGCCCTACACCTATTTCTGCACTTATCCATGCTGCAACAATGGTTGCTGCAGGCATATTTCTTGTAGCAAGACTTCAACCTTTGTATTCAATATTTCCCTCTATTCAGTTCATTATTGCTTTAGTTGGTACGATTACTTGTTTTTTAGGAGCCTCTATAGCTTTGACCCAAATGGATCTAAAAAAAGGTTTAGCTTATAGCACAGTCTCTCAGCTTGGTTATATGATGCTTGCGATGGGTTGTGGAGCACCAGTTGCAGGAATTTTTCATTTAGTGACTCATGCTTGCTTTAAAGCAATGCTCTTTTTGGGATCTGGTTCAGTAATACATGCTATGGAAGAAGTAGTTGGTCATCAGCCTGTATTAGCTCAAGATATGAGATTAATGGGCGGTTTAAGAAAAAAAATGCCATATACATCAACAACATTTTTAATAGGTTGCATAGCAATTAGTGGTATTCCCCCATTGGCAGGTTTTTGGAGTAAAGACGAGATCCTCGGAAATGCTTTTATATCATTTCCAGCTTTTTGGTTTATAGGACTTCTAACAGCTGGTATGACTGCTTTTTATATGTTTAGGCTTTATTTCTTGACATTTGAAGGAGATTTCAGAGGGGAGGATAAAGAATTGCAAAAAGAGCTTCTAATAGCCTCTAAAACAAACCAAGATGAAGAAAATGAAGAACAGCATGAAGAGCATGGCTCTATTCATGAGTCACCCTGGTCAATGACATTTCCCTTAGTATTTCTAGCTGTACCGTCTCTAATTATCGGTTTTATGGGACTTCCATGGGATAGCAAAATTGCAAATTTACTAGATCCTGAAGAAGCAGAGACTGCTGCAAAAGCATTCGAATTAAAAGAATTTTTGCCTTTAGCGATAGCTTCAGTTCTTATTGCATCAGCAGGAATCATTATTGCTTATCAGGCATATTTTGTGAAAAAAATTAATTTATCAGTTTTATTTGCCGAAAAGTTTCCTAGTATCAACAAGTTTTTATCCAAAAAATGGTATTTAGATGATATTAATGAAAAACTTTTTGTTAAGGGTAGTAGAAAACTTGCTAAAGAAGTCTTAGAGGTTGATTCTAAGGTTGTTGATGGCGTTGTAAATCTTACTGGACTCGTAACTTTAGGTAGTGGAGAAGGTTTAAAATATTTTGAGACTGGTAGGGCTCAATTTTATGCGCTTATTGTTTTTGGAGGGGTAATTCTACTAGTTGCTATATTTGGTATTCAATCCCCACAAGTATCTTAA
- a CDS encoding LysR family transcriptional regulator has translation MPELPFTLDQLRILKAIAAQGSFKKAADLLYVTQPAVSLQIQNLEKQLEITIFDRGGRKALLTEAGRLLLEYCERILNQCDEACKAIEDLNSLKGGTLVIGASQTTGTYLMPRMIGLFRQKYPDVSVQLQVHSTRRTGWSVANGQIDLAIIGGQLPGDLENLLQVIPYATDELALVLPSKHPLSNKKELLKEDLYKLNFVTLDSQSTTRKVVDKLLQDSGLDIQRLKIEMELNSLEAIKNAVQSGLGASFLPVVSIERELSAGTIHKAFIADLEVKRELKLITNPSRYSSRASEVFKKNILPQFASLESPLRHI, from the coding sequence ATGCCAGAATTACCTTTTACACTCGACCAATTAAGAATATTAAAAGCTATAGCAGCTCAAGGAAGTTTTAAAAAAGCTGCAGATCTCTTATATGTAACTCAACCTGCCGTGAGTTTACAAATACAAAATTTAGAAAAACAACTTGAAATCACAATTTTCGACAGAGGTGGTAGGAAGGCTCTATTAACTGAAGCAGGAAGACTATTACTTGAATATTGTGAACGAATTTTGAATCAATGCGACGAAGCTTGCAAAGCTATTGAAGATTTAAATAGCTTAAAAGGTGGAACTCTTGTTATTGGAGCGAGCCAAACAACGGGTACCTATTTAATGCCGAGAATGATAGGACTATTCAGACAAAAATACCCTGATGTATCCGTTCAACTTCAAGTTCATAGTACGAGAAGAACTGGTTGGAGTGTCGCCAATGGACAAATTGACTTAGCCATTATTGGCGGACAATTACCTGGAGATTTGGAAAATTTGCTACAAGTAATTCCATATGCCACTGATGAATTGGCATTAGTTTTACCATCTAAACATCCACTTTCGAACAAAAAAGAGCTTCTAAAAGAAGACTTATACAAATTAAATTTTGTAACATTAGACTCACAATCTACAACAAGAAAAGTTGTTGACAAACTTCTCCAAGATTCTGGGCTTGATATTCAAAGATTAAAAATTGAGATGGAACTTAACTCTCTTGAAGCAATCAAGAATGCAGTTCAATCAGGTTTAGGAGCTTCCTTTTTGCCTGTTGTTTCTATTGAAAGAGAATTATCGGCTGGAACAATCCACAAAGCATTCATTGCTGATTTAGAGGTTAAAAGAGAACTTAAATTAATTACTAATCCGTCAAGATATTCATCAAGAGCATCAGAAGTATTTAAGAAAAACATTCTTCCACAATTTGCTAGTTTAGAAAGTCCTTTGAGGCATATATAA
- a CDS encoding segregation/condensation protein A produces the protein MLIKFLQDAAGKGDLDPWDIDVISVIDSFLEQYSQSFGSKSYSKSSYHKDLSETSEAFFAASVLVNLKAQVLESDVFKDNSSDFEDDFDLDDQDWIDQEFDIPKYPEKYLRRRSIAQPILKRTTTLGELVSQLESIAEVIETQDLLLMKRKRNKKYSDKALISQVKSLAHREKLPETTKALGKFIDGWEKALQWTDFEYLVEKWQAVVKNDLDKDRLGVFWALLFLSSENKIEIKQINSLYGPIQIKRIIPEGGLAQLPIENLDVSKTVPSAV, from the coding sequence TTGTTGATTAAGTTTCTTCAAGACGCCGCAGGTAAAGGTGATCTTGATCCATGGGATATTGATGTAATAAGTGTAATTGATAGTTTTTTAGAGCAATATTCACAATCTTTCGGCAGCAAATCATATAGCAAAAGTTCCTATCATAAGGATTTATCTGAGACAAGCGAAGCTTTTTTTGCTGCTTCCGTACTGGTTAATTTAAAGGCTCAAGTTTTGGAATCTGATGTTTTCAAAGATAATTCTTCCGATTTTGAAGATGATTTTGACTTGGATGATCAAGATTGGATTGACCAAGAATTTGATATACCAAAATATCCTGAAAAATATCTAAGGAGGAGGTCAATAGCACAACCAATTCTCAAACGTACAACAACTCTGGGAGAACTGGTAAGTCAGTTAGAGTCTATTGCTGAAGTTATAGAAACCCAAGACCTTCTACTAATGAAGAGAAAAAGAAATAAAAAATATTCAGATAAAGCTTTAATTTCTCAAGTGAAATCATTAGCGCATCGTGAGAAACTACCGGAAACCACTAAAGCACTAGGTAAATTTATTGATGGGTGGGAAAAAGCATTACAGTGGACAGATTTTGAATATCTAGTTGAGAAATGGCAAGCTGTTGTAAAAAATGATTTAGATAAAGATCGTTTGGGGGTTTTTTGGGCCTTGTTATTTTTATCATCTGAAAACAAAATTGAAATTAAACAAATTAACTCCTTATATGGCCCAATTCAAATTAAAAGAATAATTCCTGAAGGAGGTTTAGCTCAATTGCCTATAGAGAATCTTGATGTAAGCAAGACCGTTCCTTCTGCTGTTTAG
- a CDS encoding CYTH domain-containing protein yields the protein MSLEIERRFLIKNDNWKEFIKKEIYIEQGYLSKSLDDWIIRVRLIGKNSKITLKKHIKGFTNFEFEYSIPRSDAEIIMSNLSNTIKKDRFFLEIEKKLWIIDCFKENNYPLVIAEIELSNEEEVLFLPSFISKEITGLTHYSNFSLANNPFSQWKEN from the coding sequence ATGTCCTTAGAAATAGAAAGAAGATTTCTCATAAAAAATGATAATTGGAAAGAATTTATTAAAAAAGAAATTTATATTGAACAAGGATATTTATCCAAAAGTTTAGACGATTGGATTATTAGGGTTAGGCTTATAGGCAAAAACTCTAAAATTACTCTTAAAAAACATATCAAAGGCTTTACCAACTTTGAATTTGAATACTCCATTCCACGAAGCGATGCTGAAATAATAATGTCAAATCTTTCAAATACAATTAAAAAAGATAGATTCTTTCTAGAAATTGAAAAAAAACTTTGGATTATAGATTGCTTTAAAGAAAATAATTATCCACTTGTAATTGCAGAAATTGAACTTTCTAATGAAGAGGAAGTTTTATTTCTTCCATCTTTCATTTCAAAAGAAATTACTGGGCTGACCCATTACTCCAATTTCAGTCTCGCTAACAATCCTTTTTCGCAGTGGAAAGAAAACTAG
- a CDS encoding nucleotidyltransferase family protein — protein MKAMILAAGKGTRVQPITHVIPKPMIPILQKPVMEFLLELLREHNFKEIMVNVSHLAEEIENYFRDGQRFGVEIAYSFEGRIEDGELIGDALGSAGGLKKIQDFQNFFDETFVVLCGDALVDLDLTQAVKKHKQKGAIASLITKKVTKDQVSSYGVVVSDENGRIKAFQEKPTVDQALSDSINTGIYLFEPEIFDYIPSAEKFDIGADLFPKLVEMDLPFFALPMDFEWVDIGKVPDYWSAIRNVLQGKVRQVQIPGKEIKPGVFTGLNVAANWEKVNITGPVYIGGMTRIEDGATIIGPSMIGPSCCICEGATIDNSIIFDYSKIGKGVRLMDKLVFGKYCVGKNGDHFDLQDASLDWLIADSRRSDLTEPSPQQKAMAELLGTDLINIPD, from the coding sequence ATGAAGGCAATGATACTTGCTGCAGGTAAGGGTACACGTGTTCAGCCTATTACGCATGTGATTCCGAAACCGATGATTCCGATTTTGCAAAAACCTGTTATGGAGTTTCTCTTGGAACTTTTAAGAGAACATAACTTTAAGGAAATAATGGTAAATGTTTCTCATCTGGCTGAAGAAATTGAAAATTATTTTAGGGATGGGCAAAGATTTGGAGTAGAAATTGCTTATAGTTTTGAGGGAAGAATTGAAGATGGAGAATTAATAGGTGATGCTTTGGGATCCGCAGGAGGATTAAAAAAAATTCAGGATTTTCAAAATTTCTTTGATGAAACTTTTGTTGTTTTATGTGGTGATGCTTTAGTTGATCTAGATTTAACTCAAGCTGTTAAAAAACATAAGCAGAAAGGAGCTATTGCAAGCTTAATAACAAAGAAGGTAACTAAAGATCAAGTATCAAGTTACGGTGTCGTAGTTTCTGATGAAAATGGGAGAATAAAGGCTTTTCAGGAAAAGCCAACAGTTGATCAAGCTTTAAGTGATTCTATAAATACAGGAATTTATCTTTTCGAACCTGAAATTTTTGATTATATACCTTCAGCAGAGAAATTTGATATTGGAGCTGATCTTTTTCCTAAACTTGTTGAAATGGATTTACCATTTTTTGCATTACCAATGGATTTTGAATGGGTAGATATTGGAAAAGTTCCTGATTATTGGAGTGCTATTAGAAATGTTCTACAAGGTAAAGTAAGACAAGTGCAAATACCAGGTAAGGAAATAAAACCAGGAGTTTTTACCGGCTTGAATGTAGCGGCTAACTGGGAAAAGGTTAATATTACTGGGCCGGTTTATATAGGAGGTATGACTAGGATCGAAGATGGAGCAACTATTATTGGCCCTTCTATGATTGGTCCAAGTTGTTGCATTTGCGAGGGAGCAACCATAGATAATTCAATTATTTTTGATTATTCTAAAATTGGTAAAGGTGTAAGACTTATGGATAAGTTAGTGTTTGGTAAATATTGTGTCGGTAAAAATGGAGATCACTTTGATTTGCAAGATGCATCTTTAGATTGGTTAATAGCAGATTCAAGAAGATCTGATTTGACTGAGCCATCGCCTCAGCAGAAAGCTATGGCAGAATTATTAGGTACTGATTTGATTAATATTCCAGACTAA
- a CDS encoding NAD(+) kinase — MKLSLVLIVYRSDSSTAQEASKFCEEVLKSKNIKSKRIDSDFHKNEIEKYLCNPELQPNIGIVLGGDGTLLKCANALADYDIPLLSINIGGNLGFLTQEKDFLFDKSFIEILENEEYTIDFRNRLNCNVCINGKSFEKKIIESYEALNDFYFKSVEEDISPTNQIQIEIDNEKVSEYKGDGLIISTSTGSTAYSMAAGGPIVHPSIDAMIINPICPMSLASRPIIIPNTSEVIIKPVKKSKGGIKLWRDGSKCMTIKENYYCEIKKGQSPCKIIKFKKSKSYYNTLIKKLDLKGDLSQKNFKN; from the coding sequence ATGAAACTTTCATTGGTGCTTATTGTATATCGTTCAGATAGTTCTACAGCTCAAGAGGCTTCTAAATTTTGTGAAGAAGTCCTAAAATCTAAAAATATAAAATCAAAAAGAATAGATAGTGATTTTCATAAAAACGAAATTGAAAAATATCTTTGTAATCCAGAATTACAACCAAATATTGGCATAGTTCTTGGTGGAGACGGAACCTTGCTAAAATGTGCAAATGCTTTAGCTGATTATGACATTCCTTTATTGAGCATTAATATTGGTGGCAATCTGGGGTTCCTTACACAAGAAAAAGATTTTTTGTTTGATAAATCTTTTATTGAAATCCTTGAAAACGAAGAATATACAATTGACTTTCGTAATAGATTAAATTGTAATGTTTGTATTAATGGGAAAAGTTTTGAGAAAAAGATTATAGAAAGCTACGAAGCCTTAAATGATTTTTATTTTAAATCTGTTGAAGAAGACATTTCTCCCACCAACCAAATACAAATTGAAATAGATAATGAAAAAGTTAGTGAATACAAAGGTGATGGATTAATCATATCTACATCTACTGGTTCAACCGCCTACTCAATGGCCGCAGGGGGGCCGATAGTACACCCTTCTATTGATGCAATGATAATTAACCCTATTTGCCCGATGAGCTTGGCCAGCAGACCAATTATTATACCTAATACAAGTGAAGTAATCATAAAACCTGTAAAAAAAAGTAAAGGGGGAATTAAATTATGGAGAGACGGTTCAAAATGCATGACTATTAAGGAAAATTACTATTGTGAGATCAAAAAAGGGCAATCACCCTGCAAAATAATAAAGTTTAAAAAAAGCAAAAGTTACTATAATACTCTTATAAAAAAACTAGATTTGAAAGGTGATTTATCTCAAAAAAATTTCAAAAATTAA
- a CDS encoding methylenetetrahydrofolate reductase, whose amino-acid sequence MKSKLQQTLEKRSKVITAELMPPRGGSPIRSLKIAQLLKDKVHAVNITDGSRAVMKMCSLAMSKLLLENGIEPIMQVSCRDRNKIALQSDILGANALGIRNILCITGDSVKAGDQQDAKAVHEFESVRLLQQIQSFNQGIDPTLGELSDKKTFIFAGAAADPNCRNKRSLENRMRKKKEAGAGFIQTQMVMEKENLIEFCEKISEPLEIPVIAGVFLLKSYKNALFINKYVPGADIPENILNRLKDAKEPLQEGIKIAAEQAHDFMNIANGVHIMAVKSEHLIPEIIEKANLSLEY is encoded by the coding sequence TTGAAATCAAAACTTCAGCAGACTTTAGAAAAAAGATCTAAGGTAATAACGGCGGAGTTAATGCCGCCAAGAGGTGGAAGCCCCATAAGATCTCTTAAGATAGCACAACTTTTGAAAGATAAGGTACATGCTGTTAACATTACCGATGGAAGTAGAGCTGTTATGAAAATGTGCAGCTTGGCAATGTCCAAACTATTACTGGAAAATGGGATAGAACCAATAATGCAAGTTTCTTGCAGAGATCGTAATAAAATTGCTTTACAATCAGACATTCTGGGAGCAAATGCTTTAGGAATTAGAAACATCTTATGCATTACTGGTGATTCAGTAAAAGCTGGGGATCAACAAGATGCCAAGGCCGTACATGAATTTGAGTCTGTTAGATTGCTTCAACAAATTCAGTCTTTCAATCAAGGAATTGATCCTACTCTAGGAGAACTTTCCGATAAAAAAACATTTATTTTTGCAGGTGCTGCAGCTGATCCAAATTGCAGAAATAAAAGAAGTCTAGAAAATAGAATGAGAAAGAAAAAAGAGGCTGGAGCTGGATTTATACAAACACAAATGGTTATGGAAAAAGAAAATTTGATAGAGTTTTGTGAAAAGATTAGCGAGCCTCTTGAAATTCCTGTAATTGCAGGTGTATTCCTATTAAAGTCTTACAAAAACGCTCTCTTCATAAACAAATACGTTCCAGGCGCAGACATCCCTGAAAATATCTTAAATCGTCTAAAAGATGCTAAAGAGCCATTACAAGAAGGTATTAAAATTGCAGCTGAACAAGCTCATGATTTTATGAATATCGCAAATGGTGTTCATATAATGGCCGTAAAATCAGAGCATTTAATTCCTGAGATTATTGAAAAAGCTAATCTTAGTCTGGAATATTAA